One genomic region from Fictibacillus marinisediminis encodes:
- a CDS encoding BglG family transcription antiterminator produces MYISARERLIFEILLSKKEEMTVKDLADEIDVSTRTIHRDLKELENTLKEYELELIKKSGVGIQIIGDEQRMEELKLALFHLSYNEYTPEERQTMIFCSLLEAKEPVKLVSLAHDLNVTIATISNDLSKLESRLLEFDLTLVRKRGYGVEITGDEKAKRRAMSQIIAQNLNETEFLSLVKENIQKKSLHTADSISERLLGLVEKNRLLTVEKAIEEVNEELPYPIADSAYIGLVVHLTLAIERILQGENINMDEAFLETLKTAPEYKAAEKIIEKLKKVIHADIPEAEVGYITMHLQGAKLRQDKGYLLEGSSFQTALKAKSLMMFVGEKTGIDLLGNASLFQGLVTHLKPALYRIKQNMGITNPLMPKIKKDYEDLFHIVQDGAAAIFPDLQVPDEEVAYLVMHFGSALMNRRHAERLKALVICSTGIGTSKMLATRLKREIPEIKELKNVSLFELNKMDTEEYDLVISTIHLPDYHSPYIVLSPIPNEEELQKVKQYIAETPGGHSEEKRSALLETSTEEKDPKQFLEGLESIKKYTDAIVDLLQGFKLTPVQGQKGVELILKEACEALAAAGALHSSEQVAAALFEREKLGGLGIPNTELVLYHARSDEVVKPSFTIYGLENAVKVPAMDQTVIEADSILLLLAPSEYSNQGLEVLSFISSIIIENEQSIALFESKDEQKLAAYLAEKFDQFYKEKLTELRRG; encoded by the coding sequence ATGTATATATCGGCAAGAGAACGACTGATATTTGAAATCTTATTGTCAAAAAAAGAAGAGATGACGGTCAAGGATCTTGCGGATGAAATTGATGTAAGTACCCGGACGATTCACCGTGATCTAAAAGAACTTGAAAATACGCTAAAAGAGTATGAACTGGAGCTGATCAAAAAATCAGGAGTGGGTATACAGATTATCGGGGACGAACAGAGAATGGAAGAACTGAAGCTGGCGCTGTTTCATTTATCGTATAACGAGTACACGCCTGAAGAGCGGCAGACCATGATTTTTTGTTCCCTTCTGGAGGCGAAGGAACCGGTTAAGCTTGTCTCACTGGCTCATGATTTAAACGTGACCATCGCTACGATCAGCAATGATCTATCAAAATTAGAAAGCCGTCTGCTTGAATTTGATCTGACCCTCGTTAGAAAAAGAGGATACGGGGTAGAAATTACAGGGGATGAAAAAGCAAAAAGAAGAGCGATGAGCCAAATCATTGCGCAAAATCTTAACGAAACTGAATTCTTATCACTCGTAAAAGAAAACATCCAGAAAAAATCTCTTCATACGGCTGATTCCATTTCTGAGCGGTTATTGGGACTCGTTGAAAAGAACCGGTTATTGACGGTAGAGAAAGCGATCGAAGAAGTGAATGAAGAGCTTCCCTATCCCATTGCAGACAGTGCGTATATCGGCCTGGTCGTCCATCTGACACTGGCCATCGAACGGATTCTGCAGGGAGAAAACATCAATATGGACGAGGCTTTTCTGGAAACGTTAAAGACTGCACCGGAATATAAGGCAGCTGAAAAAATTATTGAGAAGCTGAAGAAGGTCATTCATGCCGATATACCTGAAGCAGAGGTAGGCTATATTACGATGCATCTGCAAGGTGCCAAGCTTAGGCAGGACAAAGGATACTTGCTGGAGGGGTCGAGTTTTCAAACGGCTTTAAAAGCGAAAAGCCTGATGATGTTTGTCGGTGAAAAGACCGGTATTGACCTTTTAGGGAACGCATCGCTCTTTCAGGGTCTCGTTACACATTTAAAACCGGCGCTGTATCGGATCAAGCAAAACATGGGGATCACTAACCCGCTCATGCCCAAGATTAAAAAAGATTATGAAGATCTCTTTCACATTGTACAGGATGGGGCCGCAGCTATTTTTCCAGATTTGCAGGTTCCTGATGAGGAAGTGGCCTATCTTGTCATGCATTTTGGTTCCGCTTTGATGAACCGGCGCCATGCTGAACGATTGAAAGCTTTAGTGATCTGTTCTACGGGTATTGGGACGTCCAAAATGCTTGCGACTCGACTGAAACGGGAAATACCTGAAATTAAGGAACTGAAAAATGTATCACTCTTTGAATTGAATAAGATGGACACGGAAGAGTATGATCTTGTCATTTCTACGATCCATCTGCCGGATTATCACTCTCCGTATATTGTCCTCAGCCCCATCCCTAACGAGGAGGAACTGCAGAAGGTTAAGCAATACATCGCGGAGACACCCGGAGGACATTCAGAGGAGAAGCGTTCGGCTTTGCTCGAAACCAGCACAGAGGAAAAAGATCCTAAACAGTTTTTGGAAGGGCTGGAGAGCATCAAGAAGTATACCGATGCCATCGTGGACCTCTTACAAGGATTTAAACTGACCCCTGTCCAAGGCCAGAAAGGCGTTGAGCTCATCCTAAAGGAAGCCTGTGAAGCTCTGGCTGCAGCAGGTGCCCTGCATAGCAGCGAACAGGTTGCTGCTGCCCTGTTTGAACGTGAAAAGCTGGGCGGGCTTGGGATACCGAATACCGAGCTTGTGCTTTACCATGCACGCAGTGACGAGGTCGTTAAACCTTCCTTTACCATTTATGGGCTGGAAAATGCCGTCAAGGTGCCCGCCATGGATCAGACTGTCATTGAAGCTGACAGTATACTGCTTCTGCTTGCGCCCAGCGAGTATTCAAACCAGGGATTAGAGGTACTCAGCTTCATCAGTTCCATTATTATTGAAAACGAACAAAGCATTGCGCTGTTCGAATCAAAGGATGAACAGAAACTAGCAGCCTATCTGGCGGAAAAGTTTGATCAGTTTTATAAAGAAAAACTAACAGAATTAAGGAGAGGATAA
- a CDS encoding PTS sugar transporter subunit IIA: MSSVLTKENILLNAEVESKENAIRLTGNLLVENGYVEPQYIEKMLEREQLTSTYMGNFVAIPHGTEDAKKAVKESGIAIIQVPGGVEFGPGNEVKLLIGIAGKGDEHLEILSQIAIVCSEEENVLGIVNAGSKEEILAYFEGVN, translated from the coding sequence ATGTCATCAGTGCTAACGAAAGAAAACATCCTATTAAATGCGGAAGTGGAGAGCAAGGAAAATGCGATCCGACTAACCGGAAACCTGTTAGTGGAAAATGGATATGTTGAGCCGCAATACATTGAAAAAATGCTGGAGAGGGAGCAGCTGACCTCTACCTATATGGGGAACTTTGTGGCCATCCCGCATGGTACGGAGGATGCAAAGAAAGCGGTCAAGGAGTCAGGGATTGCTATTATCCAAGTGCCGGGCGGAGTGGAATTTGGACCTGGAAATGAAGTGAAACTGCTGATTGGAATTGCCGGAAAAGGCGATGAGCATTTGGAGATCCTTTCACAAATCGCCATTGTTTGTTCTGAAGAAGAAAATGTACTGGGAATCGTAAATGCCGGTTCAAAAGAAGAGATTCTAGCCTACTTTGAAGGAGTAAACTAA
- a CDS encoding mannitol-1-phosphate 5-dehydrogenase — translation MLAVHFGAGNIGRGFIGNLLFQSGYQTVFVDVNQEIVDLLNEKNQYTVVLADKSQEELQIRNVSAVNSGTDPDQVIELIANADLVTAAVGPNILPFIAGSIAEGLRKRIAANDAPLNIIACENMIGGSTLLKEKVYEKLEESEKQLFDSRFGFPDAAVDRIVPNQSNEDKLMVKVEPFYEWAVDETKIIGSRPEVEGITYVEDLKPYIERKLFTVNTGHAAAAYIGYQAGMRTIDEAMKIKELQELIQQTLQETGRMLISKYAFEPEEHQKYIEKIVNRFVNPYITDEVTRVGRSPIRKLGPADRLVSPAVQYLQLTGDVPVSLTRVIASAFLYDYKEDPDAVAIQEAIYEKGIERAIEQFTGIEAGSILSETVLDHYHQLKSGITIK, via the coding sequence ATGCTGGCTGTACATTTTGGAGCGGGTAACATTGGCAGGGGATTTATTGGCAACTTATTGTTTCAATCAGGCTATCAAACAGTATTTGTAGACGTAAACCAGGAAATCGTAGACTTATTGAATGAAAAGAATCAGTATACTGTAGTTCTTGCGGACAAAAGCCAGGAAGAACTTCAGATCAGGAATGTATCAGCGGTTAACAGCGGAACAGATCCTGATCAGGTAATTGAGCTCATCGCAAATGCGGACCTAGTAACAGCAGCAGTTGGACCAAACATTCTTCCGTTTATCGCAGGCTCCATTGCTGAAGGACTTCGTAAAAGAATAGCAGCAAATGACGCTCCTTTAAATATCATCGCATGTGAAAACATGATCGGCGGAAGTACACTTTTAAAAGAAAAGGTTTACGAGAAATTGGAAGAAAGCGAGAAGCAGCTGTTTGATTCCCGCTTTGGATTTCCGGATGCAGCGGTTGATCGCATCGTTCCCAATCAGTCCAATGAAGATAAACTGATGGTTAAGGTAGAACCTTTCTATGAGTGGGCAGTAGATGAGACGAAAATCATCGGGAGCAGACCTGAAGTCGAAGGAATCACCTATGTGGAGGATTTGAAACCGTATATTGAGCGAAAGCTGTTCACGGTGAACACTGGACATGCAGCAGCTGCATACATCGGGTATCAAGCCGGCATGCGAACCATTGATGAAGCGATGAAAATCAAAGAATTGCAAGAACTGATTCAGCAAACGCTGCAGGAAACAGGACGCATGCTCATCAGCAAATATGCCTTTGAACCCGAGGAACATCAGAAATATATCGAAAAAATTGTAAATCGTTTTGTGAATCCGTATATCACGGACGAGGTAACGAGAGTTGGACGTTCTCCGATCCGTAAACTCGGACCGGCAGACCGTCTTGTGAGCCCAGCCGTTCAATATCTTCAACTGACTGGAGATGTCCCAGTTTCGTTAACAAGAGTCATTGCTTCAGCTTTTCTCTATGATTATAAAGAGGATCCAGATGCAGTCGCTATTCAGGAAGCGATATACGAAAAAGGTATCGAACGAGCTATAGAGCAGTTTACCGGAATTGAAGCAGGGTCCATCCTGTCTGAAACCGTGCTCGACCACTATCATCAATTAAAATCGGGCATCACCATAAAGTAA
- a CDS encoding FUSC family protein, with the protein MRKGLEVFLRLGLTLQVLKTAIAAALGWMVSSHLSQNDYPFFAPLAAVLTMQVTIAGSMEKAIYRVSGVIGGVIISMLIGHWLKLNAGSILLVVLVGMAVTTAFRMPAQVVSQVSVSSILVLAFGQGYALSRIVETIIGSAIAVLTNALLVPPNTIPAAEELLLKLSNKASITLKDLVLLWDRTLSHRREIQQEVKELTEQNEKGIEAVVLARQNLRFTPFFTKRRIRLEHLETGMKHLNHITLQIRGIARGIRDLSTILDDHAASEEITQLNLAIEQTSECIAHYGMTVIDPSAENLLKLISSVKEAQEIQSHCLVILKRYESLTILRDVGAILTDLNRILKETGGQTVVSTGKVF; encoded by the coding sequence TTGAGAAAAGGATTGGAAGTCTTTTTACGTCTCGGTCTGACGTTACAAGTATTGAAAACAGCAATCGCCGCAGCCCTTGGCTGGATGGTTTCCTCCCATCTCTCTCAAAATGACTATCCGTTCTTTGCTCCGCTGGCAGCTGTGCTGACGATGCAGGTCACTATTGCTGGATCGATGGAAAAGGCGATCTATAGAGTGAGCGGGGTCATTGGCGGAGTTATTATCAGCATGCTGATCGGGCACTGGCTGAAATTGAACGCAGGATCTATCCTTCTAGTCGTATTGGTCGGCATGGCAGTAACCACAGCCTTCCGGATGCCGGCTCAGGTGGTCTCTCAGGTGTCTGTAAGTTCCATTCTTGTCCTAGCGTTTGGACAAGGTTATGCGCTCAGCCGTATTGTGGAAACGATCATCGGTTCAGCCATCGCAGTACTGACAAATGCTCTGCTTGTCCCTCCCAACACGATACCTGCTGCAGAAGAGCTGCTCTTAAAGTTATCGAATAAGGCATCCATAACCTTAAAAGATCTTGTTCTGCTTTGGGACAGAACGCTCTCTCACCGCCGGGAGATCCAGCAGGAGGTCAAAGAACTGACAGAGCAGAACGAGAAAGGCATTGAAGCTGTTGTTCTCGCCAGACAAAATCTCCGGTTCACCCCTTTCTTTACGAAGCGGCGGATACGGCTGGAACACCTTGAAACCGGAATGAAGCATCTGAATCACATTACACTGCAGATTCGCGGCATTGCCCGCGGGATTCGGGATCTGTCCACTATTCTTGATGATCATGCCGCCTCTGAAGAAATCACGCAGTTAAATTTGGCCATTGAGCAAACGTCAGAATGTATTGCTCATTATGGAATGACGGTCATTGATCCCTCCGCCGAAAATTTGTTAAAACTCATCTCAAGTGTAAAAGAAGCACAGGAAATTCAGTCTCATTGTCTTGTCATTCTAAAACGCTACGAGTCATTGACGATCCTGCGGGATGTAGGTGCCATACTTACCGATTTAAACCGAATTTTAAAGGAAACTGGCGGACAAACCGTCGTAAGTACAGGGAAAGTGTTTTAA
- the proS gene encoding proline--tRNA ligase, with amino-acid sequence MMRKEKKQVEEITAMEADFAQWYTDVVRKADLVDYASVRGSMIIRPYGYAIWEHIQKELDRQIKETGHENVYLPLFIPESLLQKEKDHIEGFAPEVAWVTHGGEEKLAERLCVRPTSEVLFCEHYANIIHSYRDLPKLYNQWGNVVRWEKTTRPFLRSLEFLWQEGHTCHATDEEAGEETRRMLEVYADVCEDYLAVPVLRGRKTDKEKFAGAKFTLTIESLMHDGKALQTGTSHHLGSGFAEAFGIQYTDKQGKLQHVHQTSWGITTRLIGALIMVHGDNRGLVLPPKIAPVQVMVIPIAQHKEGVLDKAYELKEQLNKTVRAGIDASDKSPGWKFSEHEMKGVPIRIEIGPKDIEKHQAVAVRRDTGEKIFLSLDELETRIPLLLEEIQKGLLQKAKAHREEKTNIALSMDEFKAVLESNPGFIKAMWCGDRECEDQIKEETGATSRCMPFEQEVISKTCVCCGQEAEELVYWAKAY; translated from the coding sequence ATGATGCGAAAAGAAAAAAAGCAGGTTGAAGAAATTACTGCCATGGAAGCTGATTTTGCACAATGGTACACTGACGTCGTCCGTAAAGCGGATCTCGTCGATTACGCAAGTGTGAGAGGATCCATGATCATCCGTCCATACGGATATGCGATCTGGGAACATATCCAAAAAGAACTCGACCGCCAGATTAAGGAGACCGGTCATGAGAATGTCTATCTTCCATTGTTTATACCAGAGAGCCTCCTTCAAAAAGAGAAAGATCATATCGAAGGATTTGCTCCTGAAGTGGCATGGGTTACACACGGGGGAGAGGAGAAGCTTGCGGAGCGCCTCTGTGTCCGTCCGACTTCTGAAGTGCTTTTCTGCGAGCATTATGCGAACATCATTCATTCCTATCGTGACCTTCCAAAGCTGTATAACCAGTGGGGCAATGTTGTTCGCTGGGAGAAAACCACGCGTCCTTTCCTTCGCTCTCTTGAATTTCTTTGGCAGGAAGGCCACACGTGCCATGCGACCGATGAGGAAGCGGGAGAGGAAACCCGAAGGATGCTTGAAGTTTATGCGGATGTATGTGAAGACTATTTAGCGGTGCCTGTCCTTCGTGGCCGGAAAACAGACAAAGAAAAGTTTGCCGGAGCGAAGTTCACACTGACGATTGAAAGCTTGATGCATGACGGAAAAGCATTGCAGACAGGGACATCTCATCACCTGGGAAGCGGATTTGCTGAAGCATTTGGCATTCAATACACCGACAAGCAAGGGAAACTTCAGCACGTACACCAAACATCCTGGGGAATCACGACTCGCCTGATCGGTGCTTTGATCATGGTGCACGGAGACAACCGAGGGCTTGTTCTTCCACCAAAAATCGCTCCAGTCCAAGTGATGGTCATCCCGATTGCTCAGCATAAAGAAGGGGTGCTCGACAAGGCGTATGAGCTTAAAGAGCAGCTGAACAAAACGGTCCGGGCGGGGATTGATGCATCCGATAAGTCACCGGGTTGGAAATTCAGCGAGCATGAGATGAAAGGTGTACCGATTCGCATTGAGATTGGCCCGAAGGATATCGAAAAGCATCAGGCTGTTGCGGTCCGCAGGGATACAGGAGAAAAAATCTTCCTTTCTCTTGATGAACTGGAAACACGTATTCCGCTTCTGCTGGAAGAAATCCAAAAAGGTCTGCTGCAAAAAGCAAAGGCACACCGCGAAGAGAAAACGAACATCGCCCTCAGCATGGACGAATTCAAAGCGGTACTGGAATCTAATCCTGGTTTCATTAAAGCCATGTGGTGCGGAGACCGTGAGTGTGAGGATCAAATAAAAGAAGAGACAGGCGCGACTTCCCGCTGTATGCCATTTGAGCAGGAGGTTATTTCGAAAACGTGTGTTTGCTGCGGACAAGAAGCGGAAGAGCTTGTCTATTGGGCAAAAGCTTATTGA
- a CDS encoding DMT family transporter, whose protein sequence is MAKVIVLLLALFSGMGQSMQAAVNGTLGKKIGSIEGAFVSFFTGTVMLLILMLIWGNGSLSTVWNVPKWNLIGGVLGAIYVFIVIMAVPKIGVTSAITAVIIGQLIMSVVIDHFGWFGNEPFHFTYKRMIGLVLMFAGLYFVFSDKH, encoded by the coding sequence ATGGCAAAAGTCATCGTGCTGCTGCTTGCTTTGTTTTCCGGAATGGGGCAAAGCATGCAGGCAGCTGTAAACGGAACGCTTGGAAAGAAGATTGGTTCTATCGAAGGTGCTTTCGTTTCCTTTTTTACGGGAACCGTGATGCTCCTTATTTTAATGCTGATATGGGGGAACGGCAGTCTCAGTACAGTGTGGAACGTCCCGAAATGGAACCTTATCGGGGGTGTACTGGGGGCCATTTATGTATTTATTGTTATCATGGCTGTTCCGAAGATTGGAGTAACAAGTGCCATTACGGCAGTCATCATTGGCCAGCTGATCATGAGTGTTGTCATTGATCATTTTGGATGGTTTGGCAATGAACCATTCCATTTTACGTATAAAAGGATGATCGGGCTCGTTCTGATGTTTGCCGGCCTCTATTTTGTTTTCTCGGACAAGCATTAA
- the putP gene encoding sodium/proline symporter PutP: protein MEYGVIVSIGIYMAGMLLIGWFAYRRTANLTDYMLGGRDLGPAVTALSAGASDMSGWLLMGLPGAMYVSGLSAGWIVVGLTAGAYLNWLFVAPRLRTYTEIANNSITIPDYFENRFKDTSRILRITSAIVILIFFTFYTSSGMVSGGELFKTAFNLDYTWGIWLTASVVVLYTLFGGFLAVSWTDFVQGTIMFIALILVPVVTIFQLGGTGSTFTEIQSIDPKLLDAFKGTSLIGIVSLLAWGLGYFGQPHIIVRFMAISSVKQMKNARRIGMGWMIFSIVGAMFTGLVGIAYFNLNGGGLGEKKAETVFIVLSDVLFHPLITGFLLAAILAAVMSTISSQLLVTSSAVTEDFYKAFFKRSASDKELVLVGRLSVLAISVIALVLALNPNKTILNLVGYAWAGFGAAFGPVVLLSLYWKRMTKWGAFYGMLSGTLTVIIWEQIKAFEAVYEIIPGFIVCSVVIVAVSMMTAKPSAEIESEFEEAQKIA from the coding sequence ATGGAATATGGGGTAATAGTGTCCATCGGCATTTATATGGCCGGGATGCTGCTGATCGGCTGGTTTGCGTACCGAAGAACAGCGAACTTGACTGATTATATGCTGGGAGGCAGAGATTTGGGGCCTGCAGTCACAGCACTGAGTGCGGGGGCATCGGATATGAGCGGCTGGCTGCTCATGGGTCTGCCGGGAGCAATGTATGTTTCCGGTTTAAGTGCGGGGTGGATCGTTGTTGGTCTGACAGCGGGTGCCTATCTAAACTGGTTATTTGTGGCACCGCGTCTTCGTACGTATACGGAAATAGCAAATAATTCTATTACTATTCCGGATTACTTTGAAAATCGATTCAAGGATACATCCCGAATTCTAAGAATTACATCAGCAATTGTTATTTTGATTTTCTTTACGTTTTATACTTCATCTGGAATGGTTTCAGGCGGCGAACTTTTTAAGACGGCATTCAATCTCGATTACACATGGGGAATTTGGCTGACCGCCAGTGTCGTGGTTCTGTATACGCTGTTTGGCGGTTTTCTTGCCGTCAGCTGGACGGATTTTGTTCAAGGGACGATCATGTTTATTGCGTTAATCCTCGTTCCGGTCGTAACAATCTTTCAACTCGGCGGCACAGGTTCGACTTTTACAGAAATTCAATCCATCGATCCGAAATTGCTTGACGCCTTTAAAGGAACAAGCTTGATCGGAATTGTTTCTCTCTTGGCATGGGGACTTGGTTATTTTGGACAGCCTCATATCATCGTCCGTTTTATGGCCATTTCTTCTGTCAAACAGATGAAAAATGCCAGAAGAATCGGAATGGGCTGGATGATTTTCTCCATTGTTGGAGCAATGTTTACAGGTTTGGTTGGTATTGCATATTTCAATCTTAACGGCGGAGGGCTTGGTGAGAAAAAGGCTGAAACCGTATTTATCGTTTTATCCGACGTACTTTTTCATCCGCTGATTACGGGATTCCTGCTAGCCGCTATTTTAGCAGCGGTTATGAGTACGATTTCATCACAGCTGCTTGTCACATCGAGTGCTGTTACAGAGGATTTTTATAAAGCGTTCTTTAAGCGATCCGCTTCAGACAAAGAACTTGTATTGGTCGGACGCCTTTCTGTATTGGCGATCTCAGTGATCGCTTTAGTTCTTGCTCTTAATCCGAATAAAACCATCCTTAACCTTGTTGGCTATGCGTGGGCAGGATTTGGAGCGGCGTTTGGGCCGGTCGTTCTTCTAAGTTTATACTGGAAACGAATGACGAAATGGGGAGCCTTTTATGGGATGCTTTCGGGTACACTGACCGTTATTATCTGGGAGCAAATTAAAGCGTTTGAAGCAGTGTACGAGATTATTCCAGGATTTATCGTTTGCTCCGTCGTTATTGTGGCGGTCAGCATGATGACAGCAAAACCATCTGCTGAGATCGAATCAGAATTTGAAGAAGCACAAAAGATTGCGTAA
- a CDS encoding MarR family winged helix-turn-helix transcriptional regulator: MDVGKWQSILGRYEAASFTVNKRFGALIKEQLQDVLTNDQHMTLSYIKRFGSCTTTELAEAFCVQKSAITAIVTRLAEKGYIDRIRDQKDRRIVYLSLTEEGLKVFQWADEKVFEVVAPFLKVFSEEEIDSFLNLYEKLASVLNEE, encoded by the coding sequence ATGGATGTTGGGAAATGGCAAAGCATACTTGGCCGGTATGAAGCGGCTTCCTTTACAGTGAATAAAAGGTTCGGTGCCCTGATCAAGGAGCAGCTTCAGGATGTGCTGACGAATGACCAGCACATGACGTTAAGCTATATTAAAAGATTCGGATCCTGCACGACGACAGAGCTGGCAGAGGCGTTTTGTGTACAAAAGAGCGCCATTACAGCCATTGTTACGCGGCTGGCAGAGAAAGGATATATCGATCGGATCAGAGACCAAAAGGATAGAAGAATTGTGTACTTGTCTTTGACAGAAGAAGGGTTAAAGGTCTTTCAATGGGCAGATGAGAAAGTTTTTGAGGTGGTTGCTCCTTTTCTTAAGGTGTTCAGTGAAGAAGAGATTGATTCGTTCTTGAACCTGTACGAGAAACTGGCATCTGTACTGAATGAGGAGTAG